A stretch of DNA from Methylosinus sp. LW4:
CCGGCTCGGCGTCGGAAACGCGATGAGACAAAGCCGAGAGTGGCGGCATCATCCGCGGCGCATGTTTCGAAAAAACTAAGACTAAGCCATTCAAGCCATTATTTTTAATGACATTTCTATGACATCTCCCGCTACGGACGGTTTTGTCGCGACGCCACGATCATGCGGCCGAGGGCGCGAAACTCGTCGCCGCGGCGCGAGGATTTGCGCCAGACCAGCCCGATGATCCGGCGCGGCTCCGGCGGCTCGATCCGCAGCACGCGGACGTTTCCGCGCGCCGTCTCGATCGGCAAGCTCATTTCCGGGAGCAGCGTGCAGCCCATGCCCGCCGAGACCATCTGAACCAGCGTCGTCAGATTGGTCATGCCGAAAGTGTCGATGTTCAGCACATTGCGGCTCTCACAATAGCTGAGCGCCTGATCGCGCAGGCAATGGCCGTCCTCGAGCAGCAGAAGCCTTTGCGCTTTCAGCGTCTCCGCGCTGACGGAGCCTGCTTCCTCCGGCAATCCGCTCGAGGGAGCGGCGAGAAAGAAGCGGTCCTCGAAGAGCGCTATGGAGTCGAGCTCTGGATCGACGGGCGTCGCCAGCATGACGAGATCCAGAAGGCCGTCATCCAGCTCGGCCAGCAGCGTCGCCGTCTGCGCCTCGCGAATATGCAGAGGCCGCAGAGCGGCCGCGCCGCCGCCGAGCGCGTCGAACAAGGTCGGCAGAACATAGGGCGCGACCGTCGGGATGATGCCGAGGCGCAGCGGACAGAAATTCTGATCCGCCATCGTCTCCAGCTCCGAAATATCGGCGAGGATTCGGCGGGCGACCTTGGCGATCTCGCTGCCGGCGGCCGTCAGCGTGACCAATTTGCCGCGCCGCTCGACCAATTGCGCGCCGACCTCGGCCTCCAGCTCCTTGATCTGCATGGAGAGCGCCGGCTGCGTCACGGCGCAGAGGTCGGCCGCCTTGCCGAAATGCTCTGTGCGGGCGAGGGCGTCGAAGTAGCGGAGCTGCTTGGTCGTTATCATCAGTTTTCCTGATCGATGACGAAGAAAATCGAATTTTACCTAATCGATTTCGCGTCTTATAGCAAGCTGAGCGGGGGCGCGACGAGGAGGAAAATGCGATGGAAAAAATGAAGGAGAGGGCCGGAAGGTCATGCTTGCGCAGCGACTTGCGGCGATTTCTGCGGACGACGGCCGCGGCGATGGCGATCGTCGTCGGCGCGACGCTGGCCGTCTCGGCCGAGGGCGCGCCGCATCCCAATCAATTCTGGTGGCCGGACCAGCTCGATCTCTCGCCGCTGCGCCGCAACGCCGCGGAATCGAATCCGCTCGGCAAGGATTTCGACTATGCGAAGGCGTTCCAGTCGCTCGATCTCGCCGAGGTGAAGAAGGACATAGAGGCGGTATTGACGACCTCGCAGGACTGGTGGCCGGCGGACTATGGCAATTACGGGCCTTTCTTCATCCGCATGGCCTGGCACGGCGCGGGAACCTATCGCATTCACGACGGCCGCGGCGGCGCGAGCGGGGCGCAGCAGCGCTTCGAGCCGCTCAACAGCTGGCCGGACAACGCCAATCTCGACAAGGCGCGCCGGCTGCTGTGGCCGGTGAAGAAGAAATACGGCCAGAAGCTCTCCTGGGGCGATCTCATGGTGCTGACCGGCAATGTCGCCATGGAGAAGATGGGTTTTGCGACCTTCGGCTTCGGCGGCGGCCGTAGCGACGATTGGGAGCCCGATCTCGTCTATTGGGGCGCGCCCAAATTCATGGGCAATAATCGCGACAAGAGCGGCGCGCTGGAGAAGCCCCTGGGCGCGGTCCAGATGGGCCTCATCTATGTCAATCCCGAGGGGCCGAATGGCGTGCCGGACCCGCTGGCCGCGGCCAAGGACATAAGAGAAGCCTTCGGCCGCATGGCGATGAACGATGAGGAGACCGTCGCGCTGATCGCCGGCGGCCATACTTTCGGCAAGGCGCATGGCGCCAAATCGCCGGCCAAATGCGTCGGCCCTGCGCCGGCGGGCGAGAAGATCGAGGCGCAAGGCCTCGGCTGGGCCAATCGCTGCGGCTCCGGCAAGGGCGCGGATACGATCACCAGCGGGTTGGAAGGCGCCTGGTCGGTCGATCCGGTCTCCTTCACCACGCAATATCTGGACAATCTCTTCGGCCATGAGTGGGTCAAGACCAAGAGCCCGGCCGGCGCGACGCAATGGAAACCCAAGGATGCGGAGGACGTCGTCCCCGATGCGCACGAGCCCGGCAAGGCGCATCCGCTGATGATGTTCACCACCGATCTGGCGCTGAAATTCGACCCCGAATACAGCAAGATCGCCAAGCGCTTCCATGACGATCCCAATGCGTTCAAGCTGGCTTTCGCCAAGGCATGGTTCAAGCTCACTCATCGCGACATGGGGCCGCGTTCGCGCTATCTCGGCGCGCTGGTTCCGAAGGAGGAGCTGATCTGGCAGGATCCTGTGCCCGCGATCGACTACAAGCCGATCGAGGCCGCGGATATCGCCGGATTGAAGTCGAAAATCCTCGCTTCGGGCCTCACCGAAGCCGAGCTGATCCGAACGGCCTGGGCCTCGGCGGCCTCCTTCCGCGGCACGGATAAGCGCGGCGGCGCCAATGGCGCGCGCATTCGCCTCGCGCCGGAAAAGGATTGGGCCGTCAACGACCCCGCCGAGCTGGCGAAGGTCGTGACGGCGCTGGAGGAGGTGAAGGCCGGCTTCGACAAGGGGCGCGTCGACGGCAAGCGCGTGTCGATCGCCGATCTCATCGTGCTCGGCGGCTCCGCCGCGATCGAGGCCGCCGCCAAAAAAGCCGGCGTCACGGTCGAAGTTCCGGTCTCGACGGGGCGCGCGGACGCGACGCAAGCGCAGACGGATGTCGAATCCTTCGCGGTTCTCGAGCCGAAAGCCGACGGCTTCCGCAATTACTTCGCCAAAGGCGGCGAGAAATCGCCGGCGGAGGCCTTGGTCGATCGCGCGAGCCTGCTGGAGCTCACCGTCCCCGAGACCGCCGTTCTCGTCGGCGGAATGCGGGTCCTCGGCGCAAATGAGGGGAATTCGCGGGTGGGAGTCTTCACGTCACGGCCGGGCGTGCTGAGCAACGTGTTTTTCGTCAATCTGCTCGACATGTCCACGCAATGGAAGAAGTCGGCCGAGACGGAAGGCGTCTATGAAGGCCGCGACCGCAAGAGCGGCGCGCTCAAATGGACGGCGAGCGCCGTCGATCTGATCTTCGGCTCCAATTCCGAGCTGAGGGCAGTGGCGGAAGTCTACGCCTCGGACGATGCGAAAGAGAAGTTCGTGCGCGACTTCGTCGCCGCATGGGTCAAGGTGATGAATCTGGACCGCTTCGACTTGCGTAAGTCGTAATCGACGAAACTCCGGCCGGACTCCGCCCCCTCGGAGCTCGGCCGGCGAAATTCGTTCATGTAGCGGAATTCGGCAGTCGCACCGTCGCCAGCGCCAGCGCCGCCATGCCCTCCTGCCGCCCGGTGAAGCCCAGGCGCTCGGAGGTCGTGGCCTTCACGGCCACGCGGCCGATGTCGACCTCCATGATTTTCGCGAGGCTCTCGCGAATGGCGTCGCGATGCGGGCCGATCTTGGGCGCCTCGCAGACGATGGTCGCGTCGACATGGGAGATGATCCCGCCGCGCTCGCGCACGCGCTTTGCCGCGAAAGCCAGGAAGATGGAGGAGGGCGCCCCTCTCCACTGCTGGTCCGAGGGCGGGAAATGTTTTCCGATGTCGCCATCGGCCAGCGCGCCGAGCAGAGCGTCTGTGATGGCGTGGGCGAGCACATCGGCGTCGGAATGGCCGGCGAGGCCGTGGCTGTGCGGCACCGGAACGCCGCCGAGCCAGACCTTGTTGCCCTCGCCGAAGGCGTGGACGTCATAGCCCTGGCCGGTGCGAATGTCGGAGAGGTCGCCCAGCAATGCGTTTTGCGCGCGCAAGAAATCCTCCGGCGTGGTGAGCTTGAAATTAGTGGCGTCGCCCGGGAACACATGGACCTTATGGCCGGCGGCCTCGGCGACCATGCCGTCGTCGGTGAGCTCGCCGCCGCCGCTCGCGACCTTGCGATGCGCCTCGAGAATCAGCGGAAAGGCGAAGGACTGCGGCGTCTGCACGAAGCGCAGGCTCGCGCGGTCGGGAGTGGCGATGACGACGCCCTCGGCGTCGATCTGCTTCACCGTGTCGGCCAGCGGCAGGCCCGGCACCGCCGCGCCATGGACTCGCGCCGCCTCTATGGCCCTGGCGACGAGAGCCGGATCGGCGAAGGGCCGCGCGGCGTCCTGGATCAGCACAATCTCCGGCGCGGGGGAGAGGGCCGCCAGCGCCTCGAGCCCATTGCGCACGCTCTGCTGGCGCGTCGCGCCGCCGATCGCCGGCTCCAGCAGCCGCGCACGCGCGCTGTCCGATAATTCGGCGACGCTGCGCGCATAGAGCTCCGTGTCGTCGGCATGGATGGCGACGAGAAGCGAAGCCTGGGGCGCAGCCCGATGCATGGCTTCGAGCGTGCGCGCCAGCACAGACTTGCCGAGAAGCGAACGATATTGTTTTGGAAGGCTGTCGCCCGCCCGCACGCCGCGGCCGCCGGCGACGGTGAGGATCGCAATGGTCGAGGATGAGCTCATAGGAGGTTCCTCTCCCGCTTTTTCGGCTTCACGTCAATTTTCACTATTCTCGGGGATGTACGCATTGCGTACGTATGGCAGTCTGCATATAGTGTAGGCACGATGACAACTGATGAATTTATAGGCGAGACCATAGGAGCCACGCCTTTGCGCATCGGTTCGCTTCATCTCGAGGGGCGCGCCTTTCTGGCGCCTATGGCCGGCGTGACCGATCTCGCCATGCGGCGGATCGCATTGCGTTTCGGCGCTTCCGCGGCGGTCGGCGAGATGGTCGGGGCGAGCGCGCTGGCGCGCGGCGACGTCGAGGCCCGCCAGCGGCTGGACGGCTCCGGCATAGACGCCCATATCGTGCAGATCGCGGCGCGCGATCCCGCCGGCATAGCCGAGACGGCGCGCCACGCCGAGGCCGCGGGAGCGAGGCTGATCGACATCAACATGGGCTGCCCATGCAAGCGCGTGACCGGCGGCCTCGCCGGCGCGGCGCTGATGCGCGAGCCGGCGCTCGCCGCCGAGCTGGTCCGCGCCGCCGTCGGCGCGGTTTCCGTTCCGGTGAGCGTCAAGATGCGGCTCGGTTGGGACGACTCCAGCCGCAACGCCGCCGAGCTGGCGCGGCTGGTGGAGGCGGAGGGCGCCGTCATGGTGACGGTTCACGGCCGCACCCGCGCGCAATTCTACGAGGGCAAAGCGGATTGGCGGGCGATCGCCGCGGTCAAGGCCGCCGTAAAAATTCCGGTCGTGGCCAATGGCGATTGCGCCTCGCCGCAGGACGCCGAGGCGATGCTCGCGGCCTCCGGCGCCGATGCGGTGATGGTGGGGCGGGCGGCGATGGGCCGGCCCTGGCTCGTCGGCGACATCGCCCATTTTCTCGCCGCCGGGCGTCGCCGCGCGGCGCCCTCCGCCGTCGCGCGAATGGAGGCGGCGCTCGAGCATTTGGACGGTCTGCTGACCGCCATGGGCGCGAATTTGGGCCTGCGCCATGCGCGCAAGCATCTCTCCGCCTATGCCGAGCAGGCGGAGGGGGACGCGGAACAGCGCGCTGGTCTCCGTCGGGCGATGCTCGCTTCGTCCTCGGCCGAGGAGGTTCATGGCCTTCTTCGCCTTTTGTTCTCGCTCGAGCCGGCGCGAGGGGAGCCGGCTCCGGCATATTGCTGACGCGTATGTCCCGTAGAGGCTCGGCGCGCGCTTCGCGCCAGAGGAGTTCCGAGGTGTCGAGATGACCGCCGAATCCAATCCGCACCGGCGCAAGAGCGCGCTCGCCACGCCCGTCGGCGCGCGGCTGCGCGTGATCGCCGATGATAATCGCGCCTGCATCCTCGAAGCATTACCCAATGTGATCCTGGCGATCCGCCCGGACGGCGTGATCGTCGACGCCAACGCCGCGGCGGAATCCTTTTTCGAGATCGGCAAGCCGATCCTCATCGGCCAGGAGCTGAGCCGTCTCGTGCCCTTCGGCTCGCCGATTCTCGCGCTGATCGAGCAGGTGCGCGAGCGCGGCTCGGCGATCAATGAATATCGCATCGACCTCGGCCGCCCCGGCGCGGAGGGTGAAAGACGCGTCGATGTGCATTGTGCGCCGCTGCCGGACAGCGAAGGCGGCGTTCTGGTCGTGCTGCAAGAGCGCACAATTGCCGATAAAATAGACAGGCAGCTGACCCATAGGGGGGCGGCGCGCACTGTTTCTGGGCTGGCGGCAATGCTCGCGCATGAGATCAAGAACCCGCTATCGGGCATTCGCGGCGCCGCGCAGCTGTTGGAAAGCTCGGTGGGGGACGCCGACCGGGCGCTGACGCGGCTGATCTGCGAGGAGACCGACCGCATCGTCCGCCTCGTGGACCGGATGGAGGTGTTCTCCGACTCGCGGCCGCTGGAGCGCGAGAAGGTCAATATTCATGTCGTGCTGGACCATGTGAAGCGCGTCGCCCGCAGCGGCTTCGCCCGCCACATTCGCTTCATCGAGAATTACGACCCGTCGCTGCCGCCGGTCGCCGCCAATCGCGACCAGCTGGTCCAGGTCTTTCTCAATCTGGTCAAGAATGCGGCGGAGGCGATCGGCGACTCGATAGACGGCGAGATCGAGCTGTCCACCGCCTTCCGGCCGGGGGTCAGCCTTCGCACTGCCGGCGACAAGCGCCCGGTGGGGCTGCCGCTGGAATTCTGCGTGCGCGACAATGGCCGCGGCGTATCCGAGGACATAGCCGCGCATTTGTTCGATCCCTTCGTCACCACGAAGACTTCTGGAACTGGCCTCGGACTTGCACTGGTGGCCAAGATCGTCAATGACCACGGCGGCATCGTCGAATGCGAATCTCACCCGAGGCGTACCACTTTCCGTATTTTGATGCCGATGTATCGCAACAAGGACGAGGAGAAGAGAGCGGACGAGCGACGAGCCAGACGACAACATTCCGCCGCCGAGGGAACAGAGCCTGCGCCGACAGAGCGCCGCTCGTGAGAACGATCTGCTGGAGAAAAATCCGATGACCCACGGCGAGATTCTGGTCGCCGACGACGACGCCGCGATCAGAACTGTGGTGGCGCAGGCGCTTTCGCGCGCCGGCTATGAGGTGCGCACCACCGGAACGGCCGCGACCTTGTGGCGCTGGGTGCAATCGGGCGAGGGCGATCTCGTCGTCACCGATGTGGTGATGCCGGATGAAAACGCCTTCGAGCTGCTGCCGCGCATAAAGAAGCTGCGCCCCGATCTGCCGATCATCGTGATGAGCGCGCAGAACACTTTCATGACCGCGATCCGCGCCTCCGAGCGCGGCGCTTATGATTACCTGCCCAAGCCCTTCGATCTGAAGGAGCTGGTCGGCATCGTCGGCCGCGCCATGGCCGAGCCGCGCAAGAAGAACGAGATCGACGGCCCGGACGATATGGAGGGCATGCCCCTCGTCGGCCGCTCGCAGGCGATGCAGGAGATCTATCGCTCGCTGGCGCGGCTGATGCAGACCGATCTGACCGTCATGATCAATGGCGAGTCGGGCACGGGCAAGGAACTGGTCGCCCGCGCGCTGCACGACTATGGCAAGCGCAAGAAGGGCCCCTTCGTCGCCATCAACATGGCCGCCATCCCGCGCGATCTCATCGAGAGCGAGCTGTTCGGCCATGAGAAGGGCTCTTTCACCGGCGCCAATCAGCGCTCCATCGGCCGTTTCGAGCAGGCCGAAGGCGGCACCCTGTTCCTGGACGAGATCGGCGACATGCCGATGGAGGCGCAGACGCGGCTTTTGCGCGTGCTGCAGCAGGGCGAATATACGACCGTCGGCGGCCGCACGCCGATCAAGACCAATGTCCGCATCATCGCCGCGACCAATAAGGATCTGCGCGCGCTGATTCAGCAGGGCCTGTTCCGCGAGGACCTCTATTTCCGCCTCAACGTCGTGCCGCTGCGCCTGCCGCCGCTGCGCGAGCGCTCCGAGGATATCGCCGACCTCGTGCATCACTTCTTCAAGGTGGCGGCGAGCGAGGGCCTGCCGCAGAAATATATCGAGCAGGCGGCGCTCGACCGGATGAAGCGCTATCGCTGGCCCGGCAATATTCGCGAGCTGGAGAATCTCATTCGCCGACTCGCCGCCCTGCATCCGCAGGAGGTCATCACCGAGGCGGTGGTGGAGCTCGAGCTCGAGCATGAGATGCGTCAAGCCTCGCCCGGCGATCGGTCGCCGGCGGCGACGACCATTCTGGCCGATCTGCCGTCCGACAAGGATGTGACGCTCTCCACCTCGGTCGAGCAGCATCTCGCCAAGCTGTTCCGCGATCATGGCGATCGTCTGCCGCCGCCGGGCCTCTATCACCGCGTGATTCGCGAGATAGAGGTGCCGCTGATCTCCGCCGCGCTCGCTGCGACGCGCGGCAATCAGATCAAGGCGGCGGAGCTTTTGGGCCTCAACCGCAACACGCTGCGCAAGAAGGTCAACGACCTCGACATTCGGCTGATGCGCTCGCCGCGCTAAGGAAGCGTAGACTCCTTCTCCCGCTCGCGGGAGAAGGTGACCCTCGCGTCAGCGAGGGTCGGATGAGGGCCATTGCCGCTCATCCGAGGCTTTGAAAAAAAACAACTCTGTCCAGCAAACTCGAAGGACCCTCATCCGCCCCCGCTGCGCGGGGCCACCTTCTCCCGTAAACGGGAGAAGGGAGCGCGCGAGATTGCCTCTACCGGCGCCACGACCTATACAGGCGCATGTCCATGGCGGGAGACATTCAGGCGCCCGAGCCGCCGGCTGCGCCCAGGAAGCGATCCTGGCGGCTGTGGTTCGGGCCGATCGCGGTGGTCGCCGCCGTCGCCTGCGCGCTCGCCACCTTCTTCGTCATGGCCGAGCTCGCGCCCGTGGCGCCGACCAGCGACGTCGTCTATCCGCTCTTCTTCGCCGACGCCGTCGCGCTGGTTCTTCTGGTCGCTCTGGTGCTCGTCAAGGCGGGCACGCTCATCGGCTCCTGGCGGCGCGGCGCTGCGGCGGCCGGGCTGCATATTCGCATCCTCGCCTTCTTTTCCGCCTTGGCGCTGACGCCGGCGATCACCCTCGCCATCGTCGGCTCGGTGACGCTCGAGCGCGCGCTGAACCCGCAATTCCTCGCCATGGTGAAGACCTCCGTTCACAGCACGGCGGAGGCGGCGCGCGTGTTCCGCGAGACGCAATGCCGCTCGCTGCTGCAGGAGGCGCAGCTCTCCGCCTCGGACCTCGATCGCGCCCGCGCCATGTTCAACGCCGATCGCGGCCTGTTCCACGAGTTCTTCGTCTCGCGGGCGCGTTTCCTCGGCTTTTCCGTGGCGGCGATCGTCAAGACCGACGGGCAGATATTGGAGCGCGTCGATGTGACGGCGGACGGCTCCGCCATCGTCATTGCGCCGCCGGCCTCGGATTTCGAGGATGCGCGCAAGGGCGAGCCGCTCTGCCTCGTCATCGACGACGGGCTCACCTTCGTCGCGCTGCGGCCGCTGTCCAGCTTTCCCGACACATTCCTCTATGTGACGCGTCCGGTCGATCCTTTCGGCGTGCAATTCCCGGAGCAGGCGGCGAGCCTCATCGCCACCTATGACGCATTCGAGGCCTATCGCGGCGCGGTGAAGAGGGCCTTCACCGTCATGTACGCCTTGCTCGCCACCATAATGCTGCTGTCGGCCGTTTGGGTCGGGCTCGATTTCGTCGATCGGCTGGTGGCGCCGATTCGCGCGCTCATCGCCGCAACGGATCAGGTTTCCGCCGGCAATCTCGACGTGCGCGTCAATGTCGAGCGCTCGCATGGCGATCTCGCGCGGCTCGGCTCCGTCTTCAACAATATGACCAGCGAGATCGAGCAGCAGCAGAGCCGCCTGCTGGCCGCCAACCACCAGAACGAGGAGCGCCGCCTCTTCACCGAGGCGGTTCTCTCGGGCGTGCCGGCCGCCGTCATCGGCGTCGATGCGGAAGGGCGGATCAATGTGCTGAACCGCTCGGCGGAGGAGCTGCTCATCGGCGGGGCGGGGCCGGATGGGGCGGGGAAGGAAGGCGCTGCGGCGATCGGCGCGCGCGCGGCCGAGGCGCTCCCCGAGATCGCGCCCATTCTGGCCGACGCCGTCGAAGCGTTTCCGCGCGCCATTCAGACGCAGATCAACATAAGGCGCGGCGTCAAGGAGCTGACGCTCGCCGTCCGCGTCACCTCGGCGAGCACGCAGAAGGGCGGCGCGCATTTTGTCGTGACGCTGGACGACATCACCGATCTCGTCACCGCCCAGCGCACCTCCGCCTGGGCGGATGTGGCGCGGCGAATCGCCCATGAGATCAAAAATCCGCTGACGCCGATCCAGCTGTCCGCCGAGCGGCTGAAACGCAAATACGGCAAGCACATCACCTTCGAGCGCGACGTTTTCGACCAATGCACCGACACGATCGTGCGCCAGGTCGACGACATCAAGCGCATGGTCGACGAATTCGCCTCCTTCGCCCGCATGCCCAAGGCGCGGCCGGTGCGCGACGATCTCTGCGATTGCATGCGCCAAGCCTTTTTTCTGACGCGCGTCGCGCATAACGATGTGGAGATGACGCTCAATCTGCCGGAGGCGCCGGTCTTCGCCGTCTTCGATCGAAGGCTGCTGTCGCAGGCGCTCACCAACATTGTGAAGAACGCAGCTGAAGGCATAGAAGCGCGCGAGGACGCCGGCGCGCTCGCCGCCAAGCGCATCGACATCAGCCTCGGCGTGCGCGACGACATGGCCGAGATCGACGTCGTCGACAATGGCAAGGGCTTTCCGGCCTTCAACCGGCAGCGCCTGCTCGAGCCTTATATGACGACGCGCGCCGAGGGCACTGGGCTCGGCCTGCCTATTGTCGCCAAGATCATCGAGGACCATGGCGGCCGACTCGAATTGCTCGACGCCCCCTCCGGGACGGGCGCCTGCGTGCGCCTGCTGATTCCGCTCGCCGAGGCGGCGGCGGAGGAAACGCAGGCGCAGGCCCGGATTTCGTGAATGGTGAGGAACATGGTCAGCGACATTCTCATCGTCGACGATGAAGAAGACATCCGAGAGCTGGTCGCCGGCATTCTCGGCGACGAGGGCCATGGCGTGCGCACCGCCAAGGACGCCGATGGCGCGCTGGCCGCGATCGAGCAGCGCCGCCCGCATCTCGTCTTCCTCGACATCTGGCTGCAGGGCTCGCGCCTCGACGGCATGCAGGTGCTGGAGATCGTCCAGAAGCAGCACAAGGACCTGCCGGTGGTGATGATTTCCGGTCACGGCAATATCGAGACAGCGGTCAGCGCCATAAAGCTCGGCGCCTATGATTTCATAGAGAAACCCTTCAAGGCGGATCGTCTCGTGCTCGTCGCCGAGCGCGCGCTCGAGGCCTCGCATCTGCGCCGCGAGGTGAGCGCGCTGCGTCAGCGCGCCGGCGCCTCGGACCGCATCGTCGGCAGCTCCTTTCCGGCGCATCAGCTGCAGCAGGTGATCGCCCGCGTCGCGCCGGTGAATTCACGCGTGCTCATCACAGGCCAGCCGGGCTCCGGCAAGGAGCTCGCGGCGCGCTGCATCCATGCCGCCTCGCAACGCGCCGCCGGTCCCTTCGTCGTCATCAATGCGGCGACGATCACGCCGGAGAATATGGAAATAGAGCTGTTCGGCAGCGAGGGCGGCGAGGGCGCGCGCAAGATCGGCGCGCTGGAGGAGGCCCATGGCGGCACGCTCTTCCTCGACGAGATCGCCGACATGCCGAAGGACACGCAGGCGAAGATTTTGCGCGTCCTGGTCGAGCAGAATTTTCAGCGGGTCGGCGGAACGGCGCGCGTCGAGGTCGATGTGCGGATCATCTCCTCCTCGGCGCGCGATCTCGCCTCGGCGATAGAGGAGGGCGCGTTGCGCGAGGATCTCTTCCATCGCCTGTCGGTGGTGCCGATTCGCATCCCCTCGCTCGCCGAGCGACGCGAGGATATCCCCGAGCTCATCGAATATTTCATGGAGCAGGTCTCGGCGACCTCCGGCATGCCGCGCCGCAAGATCAGCGAGGACGCGCTCGCTGTGATGCAATTGCACGATTGGCCCGGCAATATCCGCCAGCTGCGCAACAATGTGGAGCGGCTGATGATTCTGACCGCCGGCGACGCGACGGCGGAGATTTCCGCCGAGATGCTGCCGTCCGAGATCGGCCAGCTCGTTCCCGCCACTCCAGCCGGCGTGCGCGGCGAGAAGCTGATGAGCCTGCCGCTGCGCGAGGCGCGCGAAGTGTTCGAGAGAGAATATCTGATCGCCCAGCTCAATCGCTTCAGCAACAATATTTCCCGAACGGCCGAGTTCATTGGAATGGAGCGATCGGCGCTCCATCGCAAGCTGAAGTCGCTCGCCATCGAATGAGCGACAAATCTCGCCGTTACAAGATCTTGCGAAATTTTCCTATTGGCTCTGCGGCGGTTTGGCTCTAGTTGATGCGTTTCGTCTCGTCGTAAACTCGTCGAAACAGCGGGTTACAGGACCGTAAGGGGAGGCCTTTGGCCGCATGAGGGAGTTGCGTCTTGCGCATCGCGCCGACGCGGGCTCTAATGTGCGGTCGGATGGCTATGGACCGATAAGAGCGACGCAAATCGCCCCGATAACGAAAAACAGAACAGGATAGCCGATGTCCTCCGAACGCGCGCAGAATCTGCAAGACACGTTTTTGAATTACGTGCGGAAGAACAAAGTCCCGCTCACGATTTTTCTGGTCAATGGCGTCAAACTGCAGGGCATCGTGACCTGGTTCGACAATTTCTGCCTCCTGCTGCGGCGCGATGGGCATTCCCAGCTCGTCTACAAGCATGCGATCTCGACGATCATGCCCGGCCATCCGATTCATATGTTTGAGCCGGGCGAGGAGGGCGAGCAGAGCCCGCCGGAGCGCCATCGCTGAGTGGGGATTCATCGAGAGGCGGCGTTTTCCGTTTTCTGGTAGGAGTCCGCGCGAGAACTATAAAAGGCTGGCGAGACGCGCGGCGAATCGCCGAGGCGCTCGGCTCGGCGGGTCGAGGTGAGGTTGAACGAAAAAGCATCAGCGTCCGAGGACCGGACGGCCGGCGCGCCCACGAAAGCGCTCGTGGTCGGCCCCTATCCCACGCGGCCGCGCGCTTCGGAGAGCGGCGCCGGGCAGGGGGCGGAGCGTGATCCCGTCGCACGGCTGGCGGAGGCCGTCGGCCTCGCCGAGGCGATCGAGCTCGACATCGTCGGAGAGATCGGCGTCTCGCTGCATGATGTGCGGCCGGCGACCTATCTCGGCAAAGGCAAGGTGGAGGAGATCGCCGAGACGGTGAAAGCCGCGGAGGTCGAGCTCGTCACCATGGATTGCCAGCTCTCGCCGGTTCAGCAGCGCAATCTCGAGAAGGCCTGGGGCGCGAAGGTCATCGACCGCACCGGCCTGATCCTCGAGATTTTCGGCCGCCGCGCCCGCACCAAGGAGGGCTCGCTGCAGGTCGAGCTCGCCCATCTCGCCTATCAGAAATCGCGGCTCGTGCGCAGCTGGACCCATCTCGAGCGCCAGCGCGGCGGCTTCGGCTTTCTGGGCGGCCCCGGCGAGACGCAGATCGAGACGGACCGCCGCCTGATCGAGGAGCGCATGGCGCGCATCGAGCGCGACCTCGATCAGGTCAAGCGCACGCGCGGCCTGCATCGCAAGAAGCGGCGCGAGGTTCCCTATCCGGTCGTCGCTCTGGTCGGCTACACCAACGCCGGCAAATCGACACTGTTCAACCGGCTGACCAAGGCCGGCGTGCTGGCCGAGG
This window harbors:
- the hfq gene encoding RNA chaperone Hfq; its protein translation is MSSERAQNLQDTFLNYVRKNKVPLTIFLVNGVKLQGIVTWFDNFCLLLRRDGHSQLVYKHAISTIMPGHPIHMFEPGEEGEQSPPERHR
- the hflX gene encoding GTPase HflX — encoded protein: MNEKASASEDRTAGAPTKALVVGPYPTRPRASESGAGQGAERDPVARLAEAVGLAEAIELDIVGEIGVSLHDVRPATYLGKGKVEEIAETVKAAEVELVTMDCQLSPVQQRNLEKAWGAKVIDRTGLILEIFGRRARTKEGSLQVELAHLAYQKSRLVRSWTHLERQRGGFGFLGGPGETQIETDRRLIEERMARIERDLDQVKRTRGLHRKKRREVPYPVVALVGYTNAGKSTLFNRLTKAGVLAEDMLFATLDPTLRQIRLPHGAKVLLSDTVGFISDLPTMLISAFRATLEEVTLADVILHVRDVSHPDREAQAADVESILGELGLSGEAGTRILEVWNKIDALDDEIVAAMKIAARGKKNVDRPSLVSALTGEGLDALLERIETRLAEGRIQLEVELDPADGAGIAWLHAHTEVLDRQTLADGRARLIVRVAPERFDGVTRRYPQAEVRARASSKRRAR